The DNA segment gtgggtgcagtcgattacaccctgcacccgtgggaagccggccatggcatggaatccaaccgccctctccatctggctgcgctcgtccatggcgaagttgatgtagtgggaggccctgcggaacaacccatcggtgacctgccttatgcacttgtgtgcagaggactgacagaccccggtgatgtccccggtggcaccctggaaggaaccggatgcgaagaagttgagggcagtggtgactttgacggcgacaggtaagaagatgctgcttggtccatcagggagcagctcgtcgttaaggaggctgcagatgtcggcgactacctggcgattgactctgagcctccgtatgcactgctcctcggagaggtccatgaagctgagcctcgctctgtacaccctgtgcggagggtagtgcctcctgcgacgcatctctctctgcggttgccctccctcctgctgtgcaggtgggtgtgccgcagcaccgtgttggggggccccacctctccgaggcggacggcgtggactgtgaggctgctggggctggtcatcctgttcgtcctccgacgatgtcaacgcaccacccatctggcaggtgttggtgtgaggggttgtgcagggtaggtgggtgggtcctcggactggggctgcggtttcgtgtcggtctgtcctctggcttggcgggggttggtggagggcaggggttgccctatgtgacgcggtggcctcctgcgtgggtgagggcgctcccccgtggagcgcaccttggcacctggcacaggctgctggctgcaacacgcctggtttgaagggtcctgtttcccccagtgtgggaaactgactgctttgaccgtaaaatcccacacttcctcttttgacagctgcttcagctcattaactgaccacaacgagcaagttaagtgctctcaagtggaaccccgctggctttaattgcctgcgggattcccaccagcggggcttgcgcgcgcagccccgcacgtcagcgcggtacccggaagtggccgggatttcgtctgaatccggtcacgtgatcggagatcgggattttcggggcccccccgctggaaacccgcaggtaacccgaccctaaaatcgagcccatggggctcgaatttagcaggcctgcgggttcccagcgggtggtcctccgggagcgtcgaaaacgcggacgggtaattgttcgcgtcccccacgcgatcgcgggataattggacccattaagccctgcttccgggttctgcgctccccagctgcgtgccggccggctgcgcatgcgcagtaccgtcgacgcgatgtaggagctccagttaaaggggcagtctcccaaagcccctcctgctgcaagcaagaggtctgggagaatggctcaaccaaggggaaaggctgcgccccgtttttcagatctggcactgcagctgatgctggagggcgtgaggaggaggagggaaacactcttccctgaggatgggcgcaagttccctgccgccgcaaccaggaaggcatgggcagaggtggcggcggaggtgagcagcaggggcaacaccccaaggacttgggagcagtgccgcaagcgcttcaatgacctgactaggtctggcaaggtgagtacaccaacgcaccctcccacatcccgtccccaccatcacgccaagcagatcacaacccccttcctgcacagccaccactgcgctccatcagcaatcctcacagccactcattcaccatcctcgccgtgcacgcaagtacccaccgtccctgaccccacccgaacactaccacacaccccaatccccatgcaatgggatgggcacgtggcccacacttcctcccatccgttccgcgccacgctcaacccaaccacaccgatgctcgatgcgtctcacgatgcaagacgcacccactcacacatctgtgttttgccttcacaggagaagaggagcaagaacaaccgcgaaagggcacgcaccggaggtgggccgccgcaagtggtggagctcaccgacgcagaggtggaggcgctcgacctcgcccgcacgcgacattgcctgtcggtggccgatggcgagtgtgtcgctgccgaaatgggcggtaagggaaagctgacactcaacacccatgatcgcgagtgaccgtatcatcacctgccatcaggcgcactgtcaagttggtccacatgcctcaaagtgccctctgttctcttgcaggtgcgtctttggatcaagcgagcatggagggcgattcctcagaggacatggcggtctctgagggtgcatcgtcacatcagagccaaccatccaccagcgcagagacacgcacctcggtgggtccccctcgccaactagttggggtagcacttggtgagtcactgcgcacgagtgagcatgagcagaccctggtggcaggggcagccgcggagggtccgcgacggagggagcactcatctccaggctctgctcagccggacccagatgctgaacccagggggccaccagagaaaaggagagtcgtcgagggccaccagctaattgctgaggtgctggcagaggtgccgcgcgcattgtccacaatagcgcaggcgatggaggagtccacctcctgcatgtgggcattggtggcgcaggcacaggagggtaccgacgacacagtgtcgcaggtaggtgcgggactgtctgcggtggaggacaggctggcctccctcgagcgtcacgcacagctccacttcgagtccttgcaggccctcacaacgtctgtacggattcagggtgagcaacattccgacgccaccaacaggctgagggatacactaggggtggccttgcaaggcctcacacatgccatccaaactgccgtccagcagggtggaaggggtgatgtgggccgaggccaagagagggatgatggtgaccggggacatggaagcggggacgcctctcaaggcgtccccacgtcccacccgtcgcccacctctcaaccagcacccgcaatggtgcctcctctccaggtggccgagtctgcccctgccccggtgcaggaggagcagtctgtggaggtgccctcacgggcaccgaaacccaggggccgtccgccaaaagcatctacccggtcaaggcaagaagacgagcaacctgccactacctctgctggagccacaggggtagcaccacgtaggggttcccggagaagaattccaaaggccttataatcacaaagggaatacaccagggtgtttattattttgtactttgtttcttaaatgatgtcacattccacatattaaatagtctattctcaccactcctgccacctctcgtccattcttccgcggcttgtgcagtagttgcgttccgtggaggccatcatgacggcgaacacctgctgccacccattgggcacactgctgtgggtgcaggattactggcagcactcttcagtggagggggctggtatggccgctcgcatgtgcaggtgaggagatgcgagcgcctcgcagtgtctgactctaggagaaccgttgacgtatgagtgcgtccctggcccggcgaccatcccggtgagtcgcggctcggcgcatgggtcgtccaacatcctcgggcgcgtcctcctcctcctcctccgcctcctcctcctcctcctcctcctcctcctcctcctcgccctcgccttcctcaatgtgggtggcgggtgtggatggggcctcctccagcggcacccctctctgttgggccatgttgtgcagggcacagcagacaactatgattcgtcccactctgaatggtgtgtattggagcgctcccccagaacgatcaaggcacctgaagcgcatcttgagaagccctatggtctgctcaattgtagacctggtagcagtgtggctgtcattgtaccgacgctccggctcggtgatggggttcctcagaggtgtcatgagccacgtgtggaggggataccccttgtcgccgaggagccagccgttgccggcgttgggtgcctgcaggatgggcgggacggcggactccctgaggacgaaggcatcgtggcagctgccggggtatctggcgcacacgtgtaggaatctctggcggtggtcacagatgagctgggcgttcatggagtgataccccttcctgttgatgaacagccctggctcatgcggaggtgcccgtattgcgatgtgggtgcagtcgattacaccctgcacccgtgggaagccggccatggcatggaatccaaccgccctctccatctggctgcgctcgtccatggcgaagttgatgtagtgggaggccctgcggaacaacccatcggtgacctgccttatgcacttgtgtgcagaggactgacagaccccggtgatgtccccggtggcaccctggaaggaaccagatgcgaagaagttgagggcagtggtgactttgacggcgacaggtaagaagatgctgcttggtccatcagggagcagctcgtcgttaaggaggctgcagatgtcggcgactacctggcgattgactctgagcctccgtatgcactgctcctcggagaggtccatgaagctgagcctcgctctgtacaccctgtgcggagggtagtgcctcctgcgacgcatctctctctgcggttgccctccctcctgctgtgcaggtgggtgtgccgcagcaccgtgttggggggccccacctctccgaggcggacggcgtggactgtgaggctgctggggctggtcatcctgttcgtcctccgacgatgtcaacgcaccacccatctggcaggtgttggtgtgaggggttgtgcagggtaggtgggtgggtcctcggactggggctgcggtttcgtgtcggtctgtcctctggcttggcgggggttggtggagggcaggggttgccctatgtgacgcggtggcctcctgcgtgggtgagggcgctcccccgtggagcgcaccttggcacctggcacaggctgctggctgcaacacgcctggtttgaagggtcctgtttcccccagtgtgggaaactgactgctttgaccgtaaaatcccacacttcctcttttgacagctgcttcagctcattaactgaccacaacgagcaagttaagtgctctcaagtggaaccccgctggctttaattgcctgcgggattcccaccagcggggcttgcgcgcgcagccccgcacgtcagcgcggtacccggaagtggccgggatttcgtccgaatccggtcacgtgatcggagatcgggattttcggggcccccccgctggaaacccgccggaaacccgaccctaaaatcgagcccctggtgtttacagactgcccctgcaactgcgtaggcttcaaggagctcctgaaacatttacctgaggaaggaggaagtctccgaaagcttgtgaatttaaaat comes from the Heptranchias perlo isolate sHepPer1 chromosome 12, sHepPer1.hap1, whole genome shotgun sequence genome and includes:
- the LOC137327721 gene encoding uncharacterized protein, with product MGGASLDQASMEGDSSEDMAVSEGASSHQSQPSTSAETRTSVGPPRQLVGVALGESLRTSEHEQTLVAGAAAEGPRRREHSSPGSAQPDPDAEPRGPPEKRRVVEGHQLIAEVLAEVPRALSTIAQAMEESTSCMWALVAQAQEGTDDTVSQVGAGLSAVEDRLASLERHAQLHFESLQALTTSVRIQGEQHSDATNRLRDTLGVALQGLTHAIQTAVQQGGRGDVGRGQERDDGDRGHGSGDASQGVPTSHPSPTSQPAPAMVPPLQVAESAPAPVQEEQSVEVPSRAPKPRGRPPKASTRSRQEDEQPATTSAGATGVAPRRGSRRRIPKAL